A genome region from Maniola jurtina chromosome 22, ilManJurt1.1, whole genome shotgun sequence includes the following:
- the LOC123877097 gene encoding uncharacterized protein LOC123877097, with protein sequence MPNTEKTPQVMSANDTCSTSNIFNNVPKLVVSKADSQSNAVEWKKWWQSFQMFLLATNLEAASEKRKIAILLHTVGEKGVEIYNSFNLDLEKITLSEVKNKFDNHFEPQKSLTMTRHSFFTRVQKDEETIDCFITDLQNKANKCEFGELKDSLIRDIFIANMSSKLINVKQRLLQENNPTLERTLTLAKTVIMAQENAQKIEITQCPDTVMHIQRQRPRSRSRGSSNKQSMSHSQVKSRQRSQSPFSQRSANNKTCGRCGQFHRFKCPAQGGLGCLPPVCRLKLQDNAVPCVDPPRKVPFGLYSKLKEELDRMSEMNVIEKVTHPTEWVNSVVVTVKKSGQLRICLDPRNLNKYIIREHYPLKSIDEIRSILKGASYFSHLDAFSGFWMLKLDSASSDLCTFQTPFGRYRYLRLPYGINAASEIFHRVMTEIFADLEGVLVFVDDILVYGETEEIHNKRLYKVMQRAREVNLKLNKDKCKFSVKEVCFLGYVFSKEGAKVDQEKVKAIVNMPTPTNVKELQRVLGMINYLGPFIQNMSEKTQVLRNLLKKDSVWVWDENCEKSFQSLKNAITNAPVLAHYNPNIPIVLSVDSSKKALGAVLMQNKQPIAYSSKTLTTTQERYAQIEKELFAIQFGCEKFHQYVYGNKYRNTPKANFPSPAQLLMSRNLRMHIPVTNKKLKPKVVTFSDYKKSFDKDRAQSRSYYNRNKKPLPLLQPGDHVTFKKNPNSDWLPAIVKERLKCQRSYIIEDSKGNRYRRNRVQIRFTSNESCHKFDSEVPSNASETQINQREEEPSERQVEADHDSFTDSFMDSVHKPKEFYKKPSVDGVSNAASVNSR encoded by the exons ATGCCGAACACAGAAAAAACTCCTCAAGTCATGTCGGCAAACGACACGTGTTCGACatcaaacatttttaataatgttCCCAAACTTGTCGTCTCGAAGGCTGATAGCCAGAGCAATGCAGTGGAGTGGAAGAAGTGGTGGCAGAGTTTCCAAATGTTCCTTCTCGCCACGAACCTGGAAGCTGCGTCCGAAAAACGTAAAATAGCCATATTGCTACACACTGTCGGTGAAAAAGGCGTGGAGATTTACAATTCTTTTAACTTGGATTTAGAGAAGATAACATTATCGGAAGTAAAAAACAAATTTGACAATCACTTTGAGCCACAAAAAAGCCTAACGATGACACGTCATTCATTTTTCACGAGGGTCCAAAAAGATGAGGAAACTATTGATTGTTTCATCACTGACTTGCAGaacaaagcaaataaatgtGAGTTTGGAGAGCTAAAAGACTCATTAATCAGAGACATCTTTATAGCAAACATGAGTTCCAAATTGATTAATGTGAAGCAAAGATTACTGCAAGAAAACAACCCTACTCTTGAAAGAACACTTACACTAgcaaaaactgtcataatgGCGCAAGAAAATGCCCAAAAAATTGAGATTACACAATGTCCAGACACAGTCATGCACATACAAAGGCAAAGACCAAGGTCAAGGTCCAGAGGTTCTTCAAATAAACAAAGTATGTCACATAGTCAAGTCAAGTCAAGGCAACGCAGTCAGAGTCCATTTAGTCAGCGCAGTGCCAATAACAAAACCTGTGGACGGTGTGGTCAATTTCATCGCTTCAAATGCCCAGCTCAAGGA GGTCTTGGATGTCTACCTCCTGTTTGTCGCTTGAAGCTTCAGGACAATGCAGTACCATGCGTTGATCCTCCTAGAAAAGTTCCATTTGGATTATATAGCAAATTAAAAGAAGAATTGGATCGCATGTCGGAAATGAACGTCATAGAAAAAGTCACACATCCTACTGAATGGGTAAATTCTGTCGTAGTCACTGTCAAAAAGTCAGGTCAGTTAAGAATTTGTCTTGATCCtaggaatttaaataaatacattatcaGAGAACATTATCCTCTTAAAAGTATAGATGAAATTAGGTCAATATTAAAAGGTGCTTCTTATTTTTCACATCTTGATGCTTTTTCTGGCTTTTGGATGCTGAAACTAGATAGTGCGAGCTCAGATCTTTGCACATTTCAAACACCTTTTGGTCGTTATCGTTATTTAAGATTACCTTATGGTATTAATGCTGCGTCAGAAATTTTTCATCGAGTAATGACAGAAATTTTTGCTGATCTCGAAGGAGTCTTAGTTTTTGTCGATGATATTCTAGTATATGGGGAAACAGAAGAAATTCATAACAAAAGATTATATAAAGTCATGCAGAGAGCAAGAGaagtcaatttaaaattaaataaagataaatgcaAATTTTCAGTCAAAGAAGTATGTTTTTTAGGCTATGTCTTCAGTAAAGAAGGTGCTAAGGTCGATCAGGAAAAAGTCAAGGCTATTGTCAACATGCCTACCCCAACTAATGTCAAAGAACTACAAAGAGTCTTAggtatgataaattatttaggtCCTTTCATTCAAAACATGTCGGAAAAAACTCAAGTTCTAAGAAATCTTCTAAAAAAAGACTCAGTCTGGGTCTGGgatgaaaattgtgaaaaaagtttccaatctttaaaaaatgcaATCACAAATGCACCTGTCTTAGCTCATTACAACCCAAATATACCTATAGTCTTGTCAGTCGATTCATCAAAGAAAGCATTAGGAGCAGTGCTCATGCAAAATAAACAGCCTATAGCCTACAGTTCTAAAACTCTAACTACAACTCAAGAAAGATACGCTCAAATAGAAAAAGAATTATTCGCTATTCAATTTGGTTGTGAAAAATTTCACCAATATGTCTATGGCAATAAG TATAGAAATACACCTAAAGCAAATTTTCCATCTCCAGCTCAGTTATTAATGTCCAGAAATCTAAGAATGCATATACCAGTCACTAATAAAAAGCTTAAACCTAAAGTAGTCACCTTCAGtgattataaaaaaagttttgataaaGACCGAGCACAAAGTAGAAGTTAttacaatagaaataaaaaaccatTACCACTTTTACAACCTGGTGATCATGTCACTTTTAAAAAGAATCCTAATTCAGACTGGCTTCCTGCTATTGTTAAAGAAAGGTTAAAGTGTCAGAGGTCATACATAATAGAAGACAGTAAAGGTAATAGGTACAGGAGAAATAGAGTACAGATAAGGTTCACGTCCAATGAAAGTTGTCACAAGTTCGATTCCGAGGTGCCATCCAATGCTTCTGAAACCCAAATTAATCAAAGGGAAGAGGAACCAAGCGAGAGACAGGTGGAAGCAGACCATGATTCATTTACAGATTCATTCATGGATTCAGTTCATAAACCTAAGGAATTTTACAA AAAGCCATCAGTAGATGGCGTTAGCAACGCGGCATCAGTTAACAGCCGGTAA